A single genomic interval of Flavobacteriales bacterium harbors:
- a CDS encoding MarC family protein — protein sequence MFSELGFSTKEIGVASMVLFAVIDIVGSIPIIIKIKKNAGEISPLKASLVAFSIMVAFLFLGESLLGVIGIGTNEFAVAGSFVLFFMALEMVLGVELFKHTTPNGNKKSKVASIVPLAFPLIAGAGTMTSIISLRAEFHQLNIFLAILINMILVYIVLIMTKRIERVLGEGGIAVLEKVFGIILLAIAIKLFSSNAKVLFQ from the coding sequence ATGTTTTCTGAATTAGGTTTTAGTACAAAAGAAATTGGTGTAGCATCAATGGTTCTTTTTGCGGTAATAGATATTGTAGGGTCTATTCCAATTATCATTAAAATTAAAAAAAATGCGGGTGAAATTAGCCCACTAAAAGCATCTCTTGTTGCATTTTCAATCATGGTTGCCTTTTTATTTCTTGGAGAAAGCCTTCTGGGAGTAATTGGTATTGGTACAAATGAGTTTGCTGTAGCAGGTTCTTTTGTGCTTTTCTTTATGGCATTAGAAATGGTTTTGGGAGTGGAATTATTTAAACATACAACTCCAAACGGAAACAAAAAATCTAAGGTAGCGTCTATTGTCCCCTTAGCCTTTCCTTTGATCGCCGGTGCTGGAACAATGACCTCTATTATTTCTTTACGAGCAGAATTCCACCAACTTAATATTTTTCTTGCGATACTGATTAATATGATTCTAGTATATATCGTTTTGATTATGACCAAACGTATTGAACGCGTATTAGGAGAAGGTGGAATTGCAGTGCTTGAAAAAGTATTTGGAATTATATTACTAGCAATTGCTATTAAACTTTTTAGTAGTAATGCTAAAGTTTTGTTTCAGTAA